One window from the genome of Cricetulus griseus strain 17A/GY chromosome 2, alternate assembly CriGri-PICRH-1.0, whole genome shotgun sequence encodes:
- the LOC100761100 gene encoding myelin P2 protein isoform X1: MSNKFLGTWKLVSSEHFDDYMKALGVGLANRKLGNLAKPTVIISKKGKYMTIRTESAFKNTEISFKLGQEFDETTADNRKTKSIVTLERGSLRQVQKWDGKETTIKRKLLNGKMIVEYMMKGVVCTRIYEKV, from the exons ATGAGCAACAAATTCCTAGGCACCTGGAAACTTGTCTCCAGTGAGCATTTTGATGACTACATGAAAGCTCTGG GTGTGGGTTTAGCCAACAGAAAACTGGGAAATTTGGCCAAGCCCACTGTGATCATCAGCAAGAAGGGGAAGTATATGACCATAAGAACTGAAAGTGCCTTTAAAAATACAGAGATCTCCTTCAAGCTGGGCCAGGAGTTTGATGAAACCACAGCtgacaacagaaaaaccaag AGCATCGTGACACTGGAACGAGGATCTCTGAGACAAGTGCAGAAATGGGACGGTAAAGAGACAACTATAAAGAGAAAGTTGCTGAATGGGAAAATGATTGTG GAATATATGATGAAGGGTGTGGTCTGCACCAGAATTTATGAGAAGGTCTGA
- the Fabp9 gene encoding fatty acid-binding protein 9, whose translation MIEPFLGTWKLVSSENFEDYMKELGVDFAARDAAGSVKPSVNISLNGEKVNIQTESSFMNTVISFKLGEEFDETTADNRQVKSTVTLEGESMIQVQKWLDKETTIKRKIVEGKMVVECTMNNIVSTRIYEKA comes from the exons ATGATCGAGCCCTTCTTAGGGACCTGGAAACTGGTGTCCAGCGAAAACTTCGAGGATTACATGAAAGAACTGG gAGTGGATTTTGCAGCACGGGATGCGGCAGGTTCAGTAAAACCAAGTGTTAATATTAGTCTCAATGGGGAGAAGGTGAACATCCAAACCGAAAGTTCTTTCATGAACACAGTTATCTCCTTCAAGCTAGGGGAAGAATTTGATGAGACCACTGCAGACAACCGGCAAGTGAAG AGCACTGTAACATTAGAAGGCGAGTCAATGATCCAGGTCCAAAAATGGCTCGACAAAGAGAcaacaatcaaaagaaaaattgtgGAGGGAAAAATGGTAGTG GAGTGCACCATGAACAATATTGTCAGCACCAGGATCTACGAAAAGGCATGA
- the LOC100761100 gene encoding myelin P2 protein isoform X2, which yields MSNKFLGTWKLVSSEHFDDYMKALGKKLSPRKLGNLAKPTVIISKKGKYMTIRTESAFKNTEISFKLGQEFDETTADNRKTKSIVTLERGSLRQVQKWDGKETTIKRKLLNGKMIVEYMMKGVVCTRIYEKV from the exons ATGAGCAACAAATTCCTAGGCACCTGGAAACTTGTCTCCAGTGAGCATTTTGATGACTACATGAAAGCTCTGGGTAAGAAACTCTCTCCACG AAAACTGGGAAATTTGGCCAAGCCCACTGTGATCATCAGCAAGAAGGGGAAGTATATGACCATAAGAACTGAAAGTGCCTTTAAAAATACAGAGATCTCCTTCAAGCTGGGCCAGGAGTTTGATGAAACCACAGCtgacaacagaaaaaccaag AGCATCGTGACACTGGAACGAGGATCTCTGAGACAAGTGCAGAAATGGGACGGTAAAGAGACAACTATAAAGAGAAAGTTGCTGAATGGGAAAATGATTGTG GAATATATGATGAAGGGTGTGGTCTGCACCAGAATTTATGAGAAGGTCTGA